The Pseudomonas allokribbensis genome has a window encoding:
- a CDS encoding crotonase/enoyl-CoA hydratase family protein has product MSDLIAYHLEDGIATLTLSNGKVNAISPDVIAAFNAALDQAVADRAIVIITGQPGILSGGYDLKVMTAGPKEAVSLVTAGSTLARRLLSHPFPVIVACPGHAVAKGAFILLSADYRIGVDGPFSIGLNEVQIGMTMHHAGIELARDRLRRSAFHRSVINGEMFDPQSAVDAGFLDKVVSAEELQGAALAAARQLKKINMTAHKNTKLKVRKALLETLDNAIIQDQEHLG; this is encoded by the coding sequence ATGAGCGACCTGATTGCCTACCACCTCGAAGACGGTATCGCGACCCTGACCCTGAGCAACGGCAAGGTCAACGCCATTTCCCCGGACGTGATCGCGGCCTTCAACGCGGCGCTGGATCAGGCGGTGGCGGATCGCGCCATTGTGATCATTACCGGTCAGCCGGGCATTCTCTCCGGCGGCTACGACTTGAAGGTAATGACCGCCGGCCCTAAAGAAGCCGTGTCGCTGGTGACTGCCGGTTCGACCCTCGCCCGTCGCCTGCTGTCTCACCCGTTCCCGGTGATCGTTGCCTGCCCGGGTCATGCCGTGGCCAAAGGTGCGTTCATTCTGTTGTCCGCCGATTACCGGATCGGCGTCGACGGTCCGTTCAGCATTGGTCTGAACGAAGTGCAGATCGGCATGACCATGCACCACGCCGGCATCGAGCTGGCCCGTGATCGCCTGCGCCGCTCGGCCTTCCATCGCTCGGTGATCAACGGCGAAATGTTTGATCCACAAAGTGCTGTGGATGCCGGTTTCCTCGACAAGGTTGTTTCGGCCGAAGAGCTGCAAGGTGCCGCCCTCGCCGCTGCGCGTCAGTTGAAGAAGATCAACATGACCGCGCACAAGAACACCAAGTTGAAAGTACGCAAAGCGCTGCTGGAAACCCTGGACAACGCGATCATTCAGGATCAGGAACACCTGGGCTGA